From a region of the Sesamum indicum cultivar Zhongzhi No. 13 linkage group LG3, S_indicum_v1.0, whole genome shotgun sequence genome:
- the LOC105157093 gene encoding uncharacterized protein LOC105157093, with protein sequence MSTSSNEAMQQVNRVSRRAGSFPGWVDCFLKNKFFDKCSIHNLQKNDLNRYCITCNASTCRYCVATSHHNDHKILTIYRHVYQDVVPLSEMENHIDCAKIQPYKCNKKWVVSLTPLPHNGSGSLIEGDGACNVCKRKLTDPDRFRFCSIACKVQAISGKRSLIRRPEPEVGTSERRERGEQAENQRGRKRSRKGVPHRAPLF encoded by the exons ATGAGCACCTCCTCAAACGAAGCTATGCAACAG GTTAATAGAGTAAGCCGACGTGCAGGCAGCTTTCCAGGATGGGTGGATTgctttctaaaaaataaatttttcgaCAAATGTTCGATCCATAATTTGCAAAAGAATGACCTCAACCGGTACTGCATCACTTGCAACGCATCAACTTGTAGGTACTGTGTCGCCACCAGTCATCACAATGACCACAAGATACTCACAATTTATAGGCATGTCTACCAAGACGTTGTTCCTCTTAGCGAGATGGAGAATCATATTGATTGCGCAAAAATTCAG CcttataaatgtaataagaaGTGGGTTGTATCTTTGACTCCTCTGCCACACAATGGCTCCGGTTCACTGATTGAAGGGGATGGAGCTTGCAATGTTTGTAAAAGAAAGCTAACCGATCCTGACCGCTTTCGCTTTTGTTCCATTGCATGCAAG GTTCAAGCGATTTCAGGAAAGAGGAGTTTGATTCGACGTCCGGAACCGGAAGTGGGGACATCGGAAAGGAGGGAGCGCGGTGAGCAGGCGGAGAATCAGAGAGGTCGCAAGCGCAGCAGGAAAGGAGTGCCTCATAGGGCTCCTTTATTCTAA